CGGCCCGGAAGGTGTCGGCGGCACCGAGAACAACGTTTTTCCCGTCGGCGACCAGCACACGCGCCAGCTTGCCGGTGGTGGTGGTCTTGCCGGTGCCGTTGACGCCGACGACCATCACGATGCCCGGGGTGTCGAGGTTCGAGTCGGTCTTCACCGTCCGGTCGAACCCGGGTTCGAGGATCTGGAGCAGCTCCTCGCGCAGGAGTTCGCGCAGGTCGGCGGGCGTGCGGGTGCCGAGCACCTTCACGCGCTCGCGCAGCCGCTCGACCAGTTCCTGGGTGGGCCGGACCCCGACGTCGGCGGTGAGGAGGGTGTCCTCGACCTCCTCCCAGGTGTCGTCGTCGAGGTGCTCGCGCGCGAGGAGCGTGAGCAGCCCCTTGCCGAGCGCGTTCTGCGACCGGGAGAGCCGGGCGCGCAGCCGGACCAGCCGGCCGGCGGTGGGCTCCGGCACCTCGATCGCGGGAGCGACGGGAGGTTCCTCGACGACGACGGACGAGCCGTCCGCGGTCCCCGGTAGATCCACTTCCTCTATCGTGCGGCGCGGTTCGTCGCGCGGCGTCTCGGCCTCGTCGCCGATGTGCGGCTCGGCCGGAGGGGTGGTGAGGTCGGGTGCCGTGGGGGGCGCCGGGGGCAGCGGCTTCTTCCTGCGGCTGCCGACGACGAGCCCGCCGAGCACACCGAGCACGACCACGGCGATGACTACAGCAAGGATGATGGTTTCCATAACAACGCCAGTATGGCGCGACCTCCCGCGCAGGCGTTCGCTCTCCACGCGGGGCCGCAGCCCGGGCACGCGAAGAAGGGGCCCCAGGGTGGGCCACGACCCATCCGGCGGCCCGTGCCCCGCCCTCCCCGCCGACAGCGCCCGGCACCTCGCACGCTCACGCCCTGGCCACCTGACGATCCGTCAGTTACCGTCCCCTCCACACCGCCGACGAAGGGGATCGGTCCCATGCCCGTCACCGTCGTACGTTTCAACCTGGTCGCCCCCGACGCCACCCCCGCCGATCTCCGCGCCCGCTACCGGGCCGCGATCGAGATGGCCGCGTACGCCGACGCCCACGGAGTCACCACCGTCCAGACCGAGGAGCACCACGGCGTCGCCAACAACTGGCTGCCGTCGCCGTTCACCTTCGCGGGAGCCGTGTTCGGGGCGACGAAGCGGATCGCGGTGACCGTGTCGGCGGTGATCGGCCCGTTGCACGACCCCCTGAGGCTCGCCGAGGACATCGCCGTACTCGATCTGCTGAGCGGCGGACGGCTGGTCACGGTCGCCGGGATCGGGTACCGGCCCGAGGAGTACGCCCATTTCGGCACCGACTGGAAGCGGCGCGGCAAGCTCCAGGACGAGCTGCTGGAGACGCTCCTGAAGGCCTGGACCGGGGAGGAGTTCACGTACCGGGGCCGGACGGTACGGGTCACTCCGCGCCCGTGCACCGACCCGCACCCGCTCCTTCTGGTGGGCGGCTCGTCGAAGGCGGCGGCCAGAAGGGCGGCCCGGCTCGGGCTCCCCCTCTTCCCCAGCGCGCACCTGCCCGAGCTGGAGGCCTACTACAAGGAACGGCTCGTCGAGTACGGCACGGAGGGCTGGACGATGATGCCGGCCGCGGAGACGCCGCTGCTGCACATCACCGAGGACCCGGACCGGGCGTGGGCCGAGTACGGCCACCACTTCCTGCACGAGGCCCGGACGTACGCCTCATGGCAGTCCGGCGACATACGGTCCGCCGTGAAGTCGGCGGCCACGACGGTCGAGGAGCTGCGTGCCGAGGGCGTCTACCGGATGGTGACGCCCGAGGAGTGCGTGGCGCAGGGGCTGGACAACCACGTGCTGCATCCGCTGTCGGGCGGGATGCCGGTGGACGAGGGGTGGCGGAGTCTGCGGCTGTTCGGGGAGCGGGTCGTGCCGGCACTGGCGGCCTGACGCACCTATGGGAAAGCCGCTCCCGGCTCGGGCAGTGGCCGAGCCGGAAGCGGCGGATACGGGGAGAAGGGCGGCGGGGACTTGGCCCTTCTCCCCGAGTCGTGGAGGGGCGGCGGACTACCCCATCTCCTCCAGTGTCTTGCCCTTGGTCTCCTTGACGAACCTGAGCACGAACGGGATCGAGAGCGCGGCGAAGACCGTGTAGATCACGTAGGTCGCGGAGAGGTTCCAGTCGGCCAGTGACGGGAAGCTCGCGGTGATGGCCCAGTTGGCGATCCACTGGGCGGCGGCGGCCACGCCCAGGGCGGCGGCACGGATCCTGTTCGGGAACATCTCGCCGAGGAAGACCCAGACGACGACACCCCAGGAGAGGGCGAAGAAGAGTACGAACACATGGGCGGCGACCAGGGCGACCCAGCCCTGCGTGGCGGGGAGTTTGCCGTCGACGAGGTCGTAGGAGAAGGCCCAGGCCTCCAGGGCGAGCCCGACGACCATGCCGACGGAACCGACGAGCGCGAGCGGCCGGCGGCCGATCCGGTCGACGAAGATCATGGCGATCACGGTGCCGATGATGTTGATGATCGACGTGGTGAAGGAGTAGAGGAACGACTCCGTCGGGTCGACGCCGACCGACTGCCACAGCGTCGAGGAGTAGTAGAACGCGACGTTGATGCCGACGAACTGCTGGAAGACCGAGAGCCCGATGCCGATCCAGACGATCGGCTTGAAGAAGAAGGTGCCGCCGAGCAGGTCCCGGAAGGTCGACTTGTGCTCGCTCTTCATGGCGTGCTCGATCTCGGCGACCCGGGCGTCCAGGTCCATGGTGTCGCCCTCGACCTCGCGCAGCACCTCACGGGCCCGCTCGTCCCGCCCGACGGAGATCAGGAAGCGCGGCGACTCGGGGATCGCGAAGGACAGCAGCCCGTACAGCACCGCCGGT
The DNA window shown above is from Streptomyces sp. NBC_01451 and carries:
- a CDS encoding LLM class flavin-dependent oxidoreductase, translated to MPVTVVRFNLVAPDATPADLRARYRAAIEMAAYADAHGVTTVQTEEHHGVANNWLPSPFTFAGAVFGATKRIAVTVSAVIGPLHDPLRLAEDIAVLDLLSGGRLVTVAGIGYRPEEYAHFGTDWKRRGKLQDELLETLLKAWTGEEFTYRGRTVRVTPRPCTDPHPLLLVGGSSKAAARRAARLGLPLFPSAHLPELEAYYKERLVEYGTEGWTMMPAAETPLLHITEDPDRAWAEYGHHFLHEARTYASWQSGDIRSAVKSAATTVEELRAEGVYRMVTPEECVAQGLDNHVLHPLSGGMPVDEGWRSLRLFGERVVPALAA
- the ftsY gene encoding signal recognition particle-docking protein FtsY, which codes for METIILAVVIAVVVLGVLGGLVVGSRRKKPLPPAPPTAPDLTTPPAEPHIGDEAETPRDEPRRTIEEVDLPGTADGSSVVVEEPPVAPAIEVPEPTAGRLVRLRARLSRSQNALGKGLLTLLAREHLDDDTWEEVEDTLLTADVGVRPTQELVERLRERVKVLGTRTPADLRELLREELLQILEPGFDRTVKTDSNLDTPGIVMVVGVNGTGKTTTTGKLARVLVADGKNVVLGAADTFRAAAADQLQTWGDRVGARTVRGPEGGDPASIAFDAVKEGIEAGADVVLIDTAGRLHTKTGLMDELGKVKRVVEKHAPLDEVLLVLDATTGQNGLVQARVFAEVVEITGIVLTKLDGTAKGGIVIAVQRELGVPVKLIGLGEGADDLAPFEPEAFVDALIGE
- a CDS encoding sugar porter family MFS transporter, coding for MTSAEQTLKSRAGTAQPEHLGHVIFIAAAAAMGGFLFGYDSAVINGAVEAIRSRYDVGSAALAQVIAIALIGCAIGAATAGRMADRIGRIRCMQISAVLFTISAVGSALPFALYDLAFWRIIGGFAIGMASVIGPAYIAEVAPAAYRGRLGSFQQAAIVIGIAISQLVNWGILNAAGGDQRGELLGVEAWQVMLGVMVVPAVLYGLLSFAIPESPRFLISVGRDERAREVLREVEGDTMDLDARVAEIEHAMKSEHKSTFRDLLGGTFFFKPIVWIGIGLSVFQQFVGINVAFYYSSTLWQSVGVDPTESFLYSFTTSIINIIGTVIAMIFVDRIGRRPLALVGSVGMVVGLALEAWAFSYDLVDGKLPATQGWVALVAAHVFVLFFALSWGVVVWVFLGEMFPNRIRAAALGVAAAAQWIANWAITASFPSLADWNLSATYVIYTVFAALSIPFVLRFVKETKGKTLEEMG